Proteins encoded together in one Quercus lobata isolate SW786 chromosome 3, ValleyOak3.0 Primary Assembly, whole genome shotgun sequence window:
- the LOC115982777 gene encoding alpha-galactosidase-like has product MCNKAENWKPSIMMKMKIIVNVFASLSFLFILLNPTRVLSKNLSDVKLEHASSPPRGWNSYDSFSWTISEEEFLQNAQIISERLLSSGYEYVVVDYLWYRRKVEGANADSLGFDVIDEWGRMVPDPDRWPSSRGGKGFTEVAKKVHDMGLKFGIHVMRGISTQAVNANTPILDITTGKAYEAGQRNWSSQDIGLKRRTCSWMQNGFMSVDTTLGAGNAFLRSLYTQYAEWGVDLVKLDCVFGADLDMYEIVTVSEILKQLDQPILYSLSPGTGVTPELAKAVSGFANMYRITADDWDSWGDVASHFDVSRDLASANLIGADGLLGKSWPDLDMLPLGWLTDPAANEGPHRASNLTADEQRTQITLWSMAKSPLMFGGDVRNLDNATYDLITNAVLLEINSFSSGNKEFPYITNGTRSWIATGRNGEIYLAFFNVNTDQTVTTAMTSDLAKVLPGKNLNSCKCNELWSGKDFGVLNQSLSTAVEGHGCALFILNCS; this is encoded by the exons aagatcaTTGTTAACGTCTtcgcctctctctcttttctattcATTCTTCTAAATCCAACAAG GGTATTGTCTAAAAATCTATCTGATGTGAAATTAGAACATGCGAGCTCTCCACCTAGAGGTTGGAACTCCTATGATTCCTTTAGTTGGACCATTTCTGAAGAAGAGTTCTTGCAAAATGCTCAAATCATATCTGAGCGTCTACTCTCTAGTGGATATGAG TATGTTGTGGTGGATTATCTATGGTATCGGAGGAAGGTGGAAGGTGCTAACGCTGACTCTCTAGGATTTGATGTAATTGACGAATGGGGGAGGATGGTCCCTGACCCAGATAGGTGGCCTTCCTCTAGAGGTGGAAAAGGGTTCACTGAAGTAGCCAAGAAAGTGCATGACATGGGTTTGAAGTTTGGGATTCATGTTATGAGAGGAATAAGTACACAAGCAGTGAATGCAAACACCCCTATATTGGACATAACCACG gGAAAGGCTTATGAAGCGGGTCAGCGAAATTGGAGTTCACAAGATATAGGGCTTAAGAGAAGGACATGTTCATGGATGCAAAATGGTTTCATGAGTGTAGATACCACGTTGGGAGCAGGAAATGCCTTCTTGAGGTCACTCTATACACAGTATGCTGAGTGGGGTGTTGATTTGG TGAAACTTGATTGTGTATTTGGTGCTGACTTGGATATGTATGAAATAGTCACTGTGTCAGAG ATTTTGAAGCAACTTGACCAACCCATATTGTATTCGCTATCTCCTGGAACTGGTGTGACCCCAGAATTGGCCAAGGCTGTGAGTGGATTTGCGAATATGTATCGAATAACTGCGGATGATTGGGATTCATGGGGAGATGTTGCATCTCATTTCGATGTTTCAAG ggACTTAGCTTCAGCTAATTTGATAGGAGCTGATGGCTTGCTGGGCAAGTCATGGCCTGACTTGGATATGCTACCACTAGGATGGCTTACCGATCCag cTGCAAATGAAGGTCCACACAGAGCATCTAACCTTACTGCAGATGAGCAAAGAACTCAG ATTACATTGTGGTCTATGGCTAAGTCTCCTCTCATGTTTGGAGGAGATGTGAGAAACCTTGACAACGCCACATACGACCTCATAACAAATGCTGTTTTGTTGGAGATAAATTCCTTTAGCTCAGGCAACAAGGAG TTTCCTTATATCACTAATGGAACTCGTTCTTGGATTGCAACTGGAAGAAATG GAGAAATATATCTTGCATTTTTCAATGTAAACACTGATCAGACAGTAACGACTGCAATGACATCAGACCTGGCTAAGGTACTTCCTGGTAAAAACTTGAATTCTTGTAAGTGCAATGAACTATGGAGTGGAAAAGACTTTGGGGTATTAAATCAGTCTCTATCAACGGCGGTAGAAGGCCATGGCTGCGCACTATTTATCCTGAACTGTAGTTAG